The Acidobacteriota bacterium genome has a segment encoding these proteins:
- a CDS encoding cytochrome c3 family protein: MTAMKRLGAFAGFVGLLGLMGLLFATDAPHDLSFEVECASCHVAHATLGGPLTNATTNALVCQQCHNALSDFPMLETSNVTVPGVVGTTHRWGAEATNTAYGAKPPGNTEMQLRMDGTLITCSTCHDQHETNNWGPQRLSLDEIAGPAGGVVFQVDPAANPKIYLIRIIAGGKAGTEATYVFSNDNERTWWGWTGAAWDEYPASAPARLTSETPTYQELNDGANVQVTFDTSGGDFTAEDRYEFYIGYPFLRAPLDDGVNVFCLDCHAERGMGYADVDGPYTGSNFSHPVGEGLNANLAGYDRGTPLDVDGKAQGASDDTNATNDLALDGGIVRCLTCHDVHYTDSNSATVDK; this comes from the coding sequence ATGACGGCGATGAAACGGTTGGGCGCATTCGCGGGATTCGTCGGGCTGCTGGGCCTGATGGGCTTGCTTTTCGCAACGGACGCTCCGCACGATTTGTCCTTCGAGGTGGAGTGCGCCTCGTGCCATGTTGCGCACGCCACGTTGGGAGGCCCTCTCACAAACGCCACGACGAACGCCCTCGTCTGCCAGCAGTGCCACAACGCGCTTTCCGATTTCCCCATGCTCGAAACGTCCAACGTCACCGTTCCCGGTGTGGTGGGCACGACGCACCGGTGGGGCGCGGAGGCGACGAATACCGCTTACGGCGCGAAGCCCCCGGGCAACACCGAGATGCAGCTGCGCATGGACGGTACGCTGATTACGTGCTCGACCTGCCACGACCAGCACGAGACGAACAACTGGGGTCCTCAGCGCCTAAGCTTGGATGAGATTGCGGGACCCGCGGGCGGGGTCGTCTTCCAGGTGGATCCCGCCGCGAACCCGAAGATCTATCTCATCAGAATCATCGCTGGTGGCAAGGCGGGCACGGAGGCGACATACGTATTCTCGAACGACAACGAGCGCACGTGGTGGGGCTGGACCGGCGCCGCCTGGGATGAATACCCCGCCAGTGCGCCCGCGCGCCTGACAAGCGAGACACCGACTTATCAGGAACTGAACGACGGCGCGAATGTACAGGTGACATTCGACACGTCTGGCGGAGACTTTACCGCCGAAGACCGCTACGAATTCTACATCGGTTACCCGTTCCTGCGCGCGCCTCTTGACGACGGTGTTAACGTGTTCTGCCTCGACTGCCACGCGGAGCGCGGCATGGGGTACGCCGATGTGGACGGTCCCTACACGGGAAGCAACTTCAGCCACCCCGTCGGCGAGGGGCTGAATGCCAACTTGGCCGGCTACGATCGTGGTACGCCCCTTGATGTGGATGGAAAAGCCCAGGGCGCCTCCGACGACACTAACGCGACGAACGACCTCGCACTCGACGGCGGCATCGTGCGGTGCCTCACCTGCCACGACGTGCACTATACGGACTCGAACTCCGCCACGGTGGACAAATGA
- a CDS encoding fused MFS/spermidine synthase, whose protein sequence is MNRWLLGLCFFASGATSLALEVAWAKELSYILGNTLYAVSTVVAAFMAGLGLGSGLAGRYAQLVRTPVMAYAAMEWVIALCGMVSIPLFRSTEPLFRVLYNTLEPGHGTFLLARFAVVFVVMMVPVTLMGMTLPVVVGAYGRRKKKYDFEAGMLYGVNTLGAVTGTLAAGFVLVPWLGLLKTCIAVGVTDGVVGVVAWFIHRRVGVITDVRTQEAAEATGIERGKEPEEKPGGKAGRRGWTGLQGLIGGVFLVSGAVAMVYEVGWFRLLALVLGPSVHAFSVMLAMFLVGVGLGSVAAAKWAQTTKRPLMVMAGMEAAIGLTALATMAFYNELPEWYFALFQTVASGRGAEWSIAAQGVIAGMVVLLPTLGMGAMFPVAVRAFREAAREGMRPEGNVGGLYVLNTIGGIVGSLAAGFWLVPGIGMWRTVLIASGMSVGLGIILCMAVREVRIVPKAAFALTAAVGVVAGMAILPGWNALLLNQGLYREMSSVEKFNKRVRLKGQSMLFYREGVNTTVAILRSPGNVTLRVSGKADASSFTPDLYTQLFSGQLPVLFARNPRRVAVIGFGSGMTAGTMLRHPSIESLDILEIEEGVMEGSTLYFKFLNGDPVADPRSRLVLEDGRTQMTYTDKVYDIITSEPSNPWIAGVSNLFTADFYKLVSARLAPDGIFCQWLQLYEVSEETFKVVLATLHEVFPHVAIFMSRLGDSVILASREPITIQWETLEERFNQEDVRKAFYDFKIRNPLELLFFFLAGTDEVEKYIADTVERNTDDNVWLEHRMPYDFFKVGRQSIGVDLLERFAKSKAAGLKKTVPGIPMEEAVEAIINHMYLSGLEIKNKTSVYDYWRERREPIVSGFLDAFEEKGDEAMVENIRAWKEEGEKHNEVLLQATIEVVRALKNPEMQKEPAQLKTFLKEALDKAPDLPYALVASGALAFREQDYTQAEGHFRKTLEYPWSRLSYYSAATGLAETLENQERLDEALTYARIAKKKNPYYPNAFEIEARLLHRRGETEAALKLLKEGLFYNPGETTLLKARRDFRSGYLPPGK, encoded by the coding sequence ATGAACAGGTGGCTGCTTGGACTGTGCTTCTTCGCCTCCGGAGCGACAAGCCTCGCTCTCGAAGTCGCCTGGGCCAAGGAACTCTCCTACATCCTCGGCAACACCCTCTACGCCGTCTCCACCGTCGTAGCCGCCTTCATGGCCGGCCTCGGCCTCGGCAGCGGCCTCGCCGGCCGCTACGCACAGCTCGTCCGCACCCCCGTGATGGCCTACGCCGCGATGGAGTGGGTCATCGCCCTCTGCGGAATGGTCTCCATTCCGCTATTCCGCTCCACCGAGCCGCTGTTTCGGGTGCTCTACAACACCCTTGAGCCCGGGCACGGAACGTTCCTGCTGGCGCGCTTCGCGGTGGTGTTCGTGGTGATGATGGTGCCGGTGACGCTGATGGGGATGACGCTTCCGGTGGTGGTGGGGGCGTACGGGAGGAGGAAGAAGAAGTACGACTTTGAGGCGGGGATGCTGTACGGGGTGAACACGCTGGGGGCGGTGACGGGGACGCTGGCGGCGGGGTTTGTGCTGGTGCCGTGGCTCGGGTTGTTGAAGACGTGCATTGCGGTGGGGGTGACGGACGGTGTGGTGGGCGTGGTGGCGTGGTTTATACACCGGCGGGTGGGAGTCATCACGGACGTGCGGACACAGGAAGCCGCTGAAGCAACGGGAATCGAGCGGGGGAAAGAGCCTGAAGAAAAACCAGGGGGAAAAGCGGGGCGAAGAGGGTGGACGGGATTGCAGGGATTGATCGGGGGGGTGTTTCTGGTGTCGGGAGCGGTGGCGATGGTGTACGAGGTGGGGTGGTTCCGGCTGCTGGCACTGGTGCTTGGGCCGAGCGTGCACGCGTTTTCGGTGATGCTGGCGATGTTCCTGGTGGGAGTGGGTCTGGGAAGCGTGGCGGCGGCGAAGTGGGCGCAGACAACGAAGAGGCCGTTGATGGTGATGGCGGGAATGGAAGCGGCGATCGGGCTGACGGCGTTGGCGACGATGGCGTTCTACAACGAGTTGCCGGAGTGGTATTTTGCTTTGTTCCAGACGGTTGCGAGCGGAAGGGGGGCGGAGTGGAGCATCGCGGCGCAGGGAGTCATCGCGGGAATGGTGGTCTTGTTGCCGACTTTGGGGATGGGTGCTATGTTTCCGGTGGCGGTGAGGGCGTTCCGGGAGGCGGCGAGAGAAGGAATGAGGCCGGAGGGCAACGTGGGAGGATTGTACGTGTTGAACACGATTGGGGGGATCGTAGGAAGTCTGGCTGCGGGGTTTTGGCTGGTGCCGGGGATAGGAATGTGGAGGACGGTGCTGATAGCGAGCGGAATGAGCGTGGGGTTGGGGATCATCCTGTGCATGGCCGTGCGGGAAGTGAGGATAGTTCCAAAGGCAGCGTTCGCCCTTACCGCCGCCGTCGGCGTGGTTGCGGGCATGGCGATTCTTCCCGGTTGGAACGCACTTCTTCTCAATCAAGGTTTATACCGTGAAATGAGCAGTGTGGAAAAATTCAACAAAAGGGTCAGGCTCAAGGGACAGTCGATGCTTTTCTACCGCGAGGGCGTCAACACGACCGTGGCGATTCTAAGATCCCCGGGCAACGTCACTCTGAGGGTATCCGGTAAGGCGGATGCCAGCTCATTCACCCCGGATCTTTACACTCAACTTTTCAGCGGGCAGCTTCCGGTGCTGTTTGCCCGCAATCCCCGCCGTGTGGCCGTCATCGGCTTCGGAAGCGGCATGACTGCCGGAACCATGCTCCGCCATCCCTCCATCGAATCGCTCGACATCCTGGAGATCGAGGAAGGCGTCATGGAAGGCTCGACCCTGTATTTCAAGTTCCTCAACGGCGATCCCGTCGCCGACCCCCGCTCACGCCTGGTGCTCGAAGACGGGCGCACCCAGATGACTTACACGGACAAAGTGTACGACATCATTACGTCGGAGCCTTCCAATCCGTGGATTGCAGGAGTCTCCAATCTCTTTACGGCCGATTTTTACAAGCTGGTAAGCGCGCGGTTGGCGCCAGACGGCATCTTCTGCCAATGGCTTCAGCTTTACGAGGTCTCCGAGGAAACGTTCAAGGTCGTGCTGGCGACCCTGCATGAAGTATTCCCGCACGTAGCCATCTTCATGTCAAGGTTGGGCGATTCGGTGATCCTCGCTTCGCGCGAGCCGATCACGATCCAGTGGGAAACTCTCGAGGAGCGCTTCAACCAGGAAGATGTCCGCAAAGCGTTTTACGACTTCAAGATTCGGAATCCCCTCGAACTTCTCTTCTTCTTTCTCGCCGGTACGGACGAGGTGGAAAAATACATCGCCGATACGGTGGAGCGCAACACGGACGACAACGTATGGCTGGAGCACCGGATGCCTTACGACTTCTTCAAGGTGGGGCGTCAGAGCATTGGAGTGGACCTCCTTGAGCGATTCGCAAAAAGCAAGGCCGCCGGTCTCAAGAAGACGGTACCCGGCATACCCATGGAGGAAGCAGTGGAAGCAATAATCAATCACATGTACCTGTCCGGACTCGAGATAAAGAACAAGACCAGTGTCTATGACTACTGGAGGGAACGGCGCGAGCCGATTGTCTCGGGATTCCTTGATGCTTTTGAAGAAAAAGGCGACGAGGCGATGGTTGAAAACATACGTGCGTGGAAAGAGGAAGGCGAAAAGCACAATGAGGTTCTCTTGCAGGCAACAATCGAAGTTGTACGGGCGCTCAAGAATCCCGAAATGCAGAAAGAGCCGGCGCAGCTCAAAACATTCTTGAAAGAAGCCTTGGACAAGGCGCCCGACCTGCCGTATGCCTTGGTTGCTTCAGGAGCGCTTGCTTTCCGGGAACAAGATTACACGCAGGCGGAAGGACATTTTCGCAAAACACTGGAATATCCCTGGAGCCGCCTGTCCTATTACAGCGCGGCAACCGGGCTGGCCGAGACGCTTGAAAACCAGGAGCGTTTGGATGAGGCCCTGACCTATGCGCGAATCGCGAAGAAAAAGAATCCGTACTACCCGAATGCCTTCGAAATCGAAGCCCGCCTGCTCCACCGTCGGGGCGAAACGGAAGCGGCCTTGAAGCTTCTGAAAGAGGGACTCTTCTACAATCCGGGCGAAACCACGTTGCTGAAGGCGCGGAGGGATTTCAGATCCGGCTATCTTCCTCCCGGCAAGTAG
- a CDS encoding DNRLRE domain-containing protein has product MFAFLAAALAFAPALADVAVIQPSQQDSYVDRANTKVNYGTDPTMSVGRAGNNTQTRSLVQFDLSSIPAGATINSAQLELYAEAAGTDAAAVQELYDITEAWVETTVTWQGQPANSGTVRGSLAPGTSTGWKIWTVTASVVQGWLDTPATNYGLLVRLAAENANVGFWLYATRENATSANRPILRVDYTVLVCSMTGATATALGPTTFCDGGSVDIVAAPVGGTGPFTYLWAPNGETTTAITATTSGGYDCEVTDTGEPGCVETTNTVTVTVNPNPTATITPSGPTTFCEGGSVTLTASDTGAGTAPYTYLWAPGGETTTAITVTTAATYTVEITDDNGCVDTSAGETVTVNAKPATTIIETCGNPDSTLDANASGGTPPYTYSWSPDSETSTVITKPCETGPYDVTVTDSKGCSTTSDPVSTCACVVCGMTGATASAGGPTTFCEGGSVVLTASATGGTGPFTYLWAPNGETTTAITATTSGGYDCEVTDTGEPGCVETTNTITVVVNPNPSTTIVETCGDPDSTLDANASGGTPPYTYSWSPDSETSTIVTKPCGTGPYDVTVTDSKGCSTKSAPVNTCACSAPTVTVTPTNLAPGAVTQGQPGVAMERLAVATDFGTASWTKVKVDLYTTTTAADGDIAAVKVYDDAGATTVGSFDIGDGDTEIGSGTFSGGTVTITFGAAQNVTATTSYFYVVFDIACASTVDNNVGIQIVDETYFTMDQTVSSANMPFNSLDSLILASLMIVTPANLAPPSVTQGQTGVAMERMALVTNYCSVSWTAIRVDLYTTGVAFDTDVAANGVQIYDDTGGTPGSFDGTDVLIGQGTFSGGTVAITLAPAQVITTASQDFFIVYDIDPAAVVGHKVGIRIADETYFTTTGAVSNTFVPFNSTDSEIITSGGMVPDQVTDFDASDGESTQSTLTWTNPPDPALAEVVVRRKTTGFPVDNTDGTQAYLDSSPTPGAKVSTVDSPLVNGTTYYYAVFGKSSDNEWNDSVDAGKNADTAFPQDLAALVSSPTVLILSPVDGSAVGGTVTIKISAFDADNLAAVDPIVQVSFDGAAWSNAMLNANYPNDATKGIYEYVWDTTATVGADVEVAQPIFYRGYDTSGNPSPVRVATVTVRNSGGLPMGDGMLLRRANDAQLCMDCHALSTHSSEFIDTGYGAWAVNCRTCHTPHSTRNIYLVRETIKTPNSGYRDVLFKALTGTKGDNTSGVLADDTDTVQTNLCEVCHTKTKYHRNDAGHPNPGHKNAQDCTSCHPHGEGFKASGGDGGADCDSCHSDLTGALGDNTAKYHHYLQNFSMSTPYPAQAQFAPGDEEDTDRRCLMCHVDHEIFSPDPAKNPESPGRSYNLRTNVTVQPIKGEVWDKTKGYINTDFDNSLPALEGGICTSCHQYEQTKNTAKQKSDGTTKTPAINIASYDASAHDYATPTSTFTDSSTFNANCSRCHIDTKSPNKSSMDAQGGSTYKFGLHDSDLRRLVSNYGDGAATDPYEEGMCYNCHDDLGDGLDYYDVTAMSTGSQGIRAAFGSTYTHPVDLTSGVHLPYGEGESKGWNPDGSRHVECGDCHNPHVAQAGNHTPGAGGIGLCNLGARGVALDPATVASDSTFRSVTYTGYTDSPTEQYQICLLCHSEWGWDATPPNTISSYPEGSPKAQTDVGKDFDVDNYAFHPLFAVGLNQPPDTANANWDLGTAKSGDKWEPGDGTGTGLSNTFVDGWGQDSLVTCSDCHEYSDPAGPRGPHGSAYRWLLKGVDIYVTVTLDDTNGKGGTLVRYPNMNDYTGGVPSTSDADDELYTMENFCINCHRGDVYGWGANKGGGTHNALSRLEHQGGETSSSCMGTAGPTGSSSSGTLYPIGCLNCHGGLGAGEIHGSTRGVGSKGSNAMGVRFTNGSSWTGHDLGDDSPEEIGCYTPGSADSLTTCTAHETGRFAAPTYYYDYPGQ; this is encoded by the coding sequence TTGTTTGCGTTCCTGGCGGCGGCGCTCGCCTTCGCGCCCGCCCTGGCCGACGTGGCCGTCATCCAGCCCTCGCAGCAGGACTCCTACGTTGACCGTGCAAACACAAAGGTGAACTACGGCACGGATCCCACGATGTCCGTGGGGAGGGCGGGGAACAACACGCAGACGCGGAGTCTCGTGCAATTTGATCTTTCGTCCATTCCGGCGGGCGCGACCATCAATTCGGCGCAGCTCGAGCTCTACGCGGAAGCGGCGGGCACGGACGCGGCGGCGGTCCAGGAACTCTACGACATCACAGAGGCGTGGGTCGAGACGACCGTTACCTGGCAAGGTCAGCCCGCCAATTCCGGTACGGTCAGAGGCTCGCTGGCGCCGGGCACGTCCACGGGCTGGAAGATATGGACGGTTACCGCCTCGGTGGTCCAGGGTTGGCTCGACACCCCCGCCACGAACTACGGACTGCTGGTCAGGCTCGCCGCGGAAAACGCAAACGTGGGCTTCTGGCTTTACGCCACGAGGGAGAACGCCACATCGGCGAACCGTCCCATCCTGCGCGTCGATTACACGGTGCTTGTTTGCTCGATGACGGGAGCTACGGCGACAGCGCTTGGGCCGACGACGTTCTGCGACGGCGGGAGCGTAGACATCGTCGCCGCTCCCGTGGGCGGGACCGGCCCGTTCACGTACCTGTGGGCGCCGAACGGCGAGACGACGACGGCGATTACGGCGACGACGAGTGGGGGCTATGACTGCGAGGTGACGGACACTGGGGAACCGGGCTGCGTGGAAACCACGAACACCGTCACGGTGACGGTGAACCCGAACCCGACGGCGACGATAACGCCGAGCGGGCCGACGACGTTCTGCGAGGGCGGGAGCGTGACGTTGACGGCGAGCGATACGGGAGCGGGGACGGCTCCGTATACGTACCTGTGGGCGCCGGGCGGCGAGACGACGACGGCGATCACGGTGACGACGGCCGCGACGTACACGGTGGAGATAACGGATGACAACGGTTGCGTGGACACGTCCGCGGGCGAGACGGTGACGGTGAACGCGAAGCCGGCGACGACGATTATAGAGACCTGCGGGAATCCGGACTCGACGCTCGACGCGAACGCGTCGGGCGGGACGCCTCCGTACACGTACTCGTGGAGTCCGGACTCCGAGACGTCGACGGTTATCACGAAGCCGTGCGAAACGGGTCCGTATGACGTGACGGTGACGGATAGCAAGGGCTGCTCGACCACGTCGGACCCGGTGAGCACGTGCGCGTGCGTGGTGTGCGGGATGACGGGAGCTACGGCGAGTGCGGGAGGGCCGACGACGTTCTGCGAGGGCGGGAGCGTTGTGCTGACGGCATCAGCGACGGGAGGGACGGGGCCGTTCACGTACCTGTGGGCGCCGAACGGCGAGACGACGACGGCGATCACGGCGACGACGAGCGGGGGCTATGACTGCGAGGTGACGGACACGGGGGAGCCGGGCTGCGTGGAAACCACGAACACCATCACGGTGGTGGTGAACCCGAACCCGTCTACGACGATTGTGGAGACGTGCGGGGATCCGGACTCGACGCTCGATGCGAACGCGTCGGGCGGGACGCCTCCGTATACGTACTCGTGGAGTCCGGACTCCGAGACGTCGACGATTGTCACTAAGCCGTGCGGAACGGGTCCGTATGACGTGACGGTGACGGATAGCAAGGGCTGCTCGACCAAGTCGGCCCCGGTGAACACGTGTGCGTGCTCCGCCCCGACCGTCACGGTGACGCCGACCAATCTTGCGCCGGGAGCGGTCACGCAGGGCCAGCCGGGCGTGGCGATGGAGCGGCTCGCCGTGGCAACGGACTTCGGAACAGCCTCGTGGACGAAGGTTAAGGTGGACCTTTACACGACGACGACGGCCGCCGACGGCGACATCGCTGCGGTGAAGGTTTACGACGACGCGGGAGCCACCACGGTGGGCTCGTTCGACATCGGGGATGGGGATACCGAAATCGGCTCGGGCACGTTCTCGGGCGGGACGGTGACGATCACTTTCGGGGCGGCGCAAAACGTCACGGCGACGACTTCCTACTTCTACGTCGTTTTCGACATTGCTTGCGCGTCTACCGTGGACAACAACGTGGGTATCCAGATCGTGGACGAGACGTACTTCACGATGGACCAGACCGTGAGCAGCGCCAACATGCCCTTCAACTCCCTGGATTCGCTGATCCTTGCGTCCCTGATGATAGTGACGCCGGCGAACCTCGCTCCGCCGAGCGTCACGCAGGGGCAGACCGGCGTGGCGATGGAGCGGATGGCGCTGGTGACGAATTACTGCAGCGTGTCGTGGACGGCCATTCGGGTGGACCTCTACACCACCGGCGTGGCGTTCGACACCGACGTGGCCGCGAACGGCGTTCAGATTTACGATGACACGGGAGGCACACCCGGTTCGTTCGACGGGACCGACGTGCTCATCGGACAGGGGACGTTCTCGGGCGGGACGGTGGCCATAACGCTCGCGCCGGCCCAGGTCATCACGACGGCGTCGCAGGACTTCTTCATCGTGTACGATATCGACCCCGCCGCCGTGGTCGGACACAAGGTCGGCATCCGCATCGCGGATGAGACGTACTTCACCACGACCGGCGCTGTGAGCAACACTTTCGTCCCGTTCAATTCCACCGACTCGGAGATTATCACGTCCGGCGGAATGGTCCCCGACCAGGTAACGGATTTCGACGCCTCGGACGGCGAGAGCACTCAGAGCACGCTCACCTGGACCAATCCTCCCGACCCCGCGCTCGCCGAGGTCGTGGTGCGGCGCAAGACGACGGGCTTCCCCGTGGACAACACGGACGGCACGCAGGCCTATCTGGATTCGTCACCGACGCCCGGCGCAAAAGTGAGCACCGTTGATTCGCCGCTCGTGAACGGCACTACTTACTACTACGCCGTCTTCGGGAAATCGAGCGACAACGAGTGGAACGACTCGGTGGACGCCGGCAAGAACGCCGATACGGCGTTTCCGCAGGACCTAGCGGCCCTCGTGTCATCCCCCACGGTGCTGATTCTTTCGCCGGTCGACGGGAGCGCCGTCGGGGGCACCGTCACGATCAAGATTTCGGCCTTCGACGCGGACAACCTGGCCGCGGTCGATCCAATCGTGCAAGTCTCGTTCGACGGTGCGGCGTGGTCTAACGCGATGCTCAACGCGAACTACCCAAACGACGCCACCAAGGGAATCTACGAATACGTCTGGGACACGACCGCAACCGTGGGAGCGGACGTCGAGGTGGCGCAGCCCATCTTCTACCGCGGCTACGACACTTCGGGTAACCCTTCACCCGTTCGCGTCGCGACCGTGACCGTAAGGAACTCCGGCGGGCTGCCCATGGGCGACGGCATGCTCCTCAGGCGTGCGAACGACGCGCAGCTCTGCATGGACTGCCACGCGCTCTCGACGCACTCGAGCGAGTTTATCGACACGGGCTACGGCGCCTGGGCCGTGAACTGCCGCACGTGCCACACGCCGCACAGCACCAGGAACATTTACCTTGTCCGCGAGACGATTAAGACGCCCAACAGCGGTTATCGCGACGTCCTCTTCAAGGCGCTCACCGGCACAAAGGGCGACAACACGTCCGGCGTCCTCGCGGACGACACCGACACGGTGCAGACGAATCTTTGCGAGGTGTGCCACACCAAGACGAAGTACCATCGAAACGACGCGGGCCACCCGAACCCTGGCCACAAGAACGCCCAGGACTGCACCTCGTGCCACCCGCACGGAGAGGGATTCAAGGCCTCGGGCGGCGACGGCGGCGCGGACTGCGACAGCTGCCACAGCGACCTCACGGGTGCGCTGGGCGACAACACCGCGAAGTACCACCACTACCTGCAGAACTTCAGCATGTCCACGCCGTATCCCGCACAGGCGCAGTTCGCCCCGGGAGACGAAGAGGACACGGATCGCCGGTGCCTCATGTGCCACGTGGACCACGAAATCTTTAGCCCGGACCCGGCCAAAAACCCCGAAAGCCCGGGCCGTTCCTACAACCTGCGCACGAACGTGACGGTGCAGCCCATTAAAGGCGAGGTGTGGGATAAGACAAAGGGCTATATAAACACCGACTTTGACAACTCGCTCCCGGCCCTGGAGGGCGGCATCTGCACCTCGTGCCACCAGTACGAGCAGACGAAGAACACCGCGAAGCAGAAGAGCGACGGCACGACGAAGACGCCCGCCATAAACATTGCTAGCTACGACGCGTCGGCGCACGACTACGCGACGCCCACCTCGACGTTCACGGACAGCTCGACGTTCAACGCGAACTGCTCCCGCTGCCACATCGACACCAAGTCTCCAAATAAGAGCAGCATGGACGCACAGGGGGGATCGACCTACAAATTCGGACTTCACGACTCCGACCTGAGGCGCCTCGTATCCAACTACGGCGACGGAGCAGCCACGGATCCCTACGAGGAGGGCATGTGCTACAACTGCCACGACGACTTGGGCGACGGCTTGGACTACTACGACGTTACGGCGATGAGCACCGGCTCGCAGGGCATCCGCGCCGCCTTCGGCTCGACGTACACGCACCCCGTCGACCTGACCTCCGGCGTGCACCTGCCCTATGGAGAGGGCGAGTCGAAGGGATGGAACCCGGACGGAAGCCGCCACGTCGAGTGCGGGGACTGCCACAACCCGCACGTGGCCCAGGCTGGGAACCACACGCCCGGGGCGGGCGGGATTGGATTATGCAATCTCGGTGCCCGCGGCGTCGCCTTGGACCCCGCCACAGTCGCCTCCGACTCCACGTTCCGGAGCGTCACGTACACGGGCTACACGGACTCGCCCACGGAGCAGTACCAGATTTGCCTGCTGTGCCACTCCGAATGGGGCTGGGACGCCACGCCGCCGAACACGATCTCGAGCTATCCCGAGGGGTCACCGAAGGCACAGACCGACGTGGGCAAGGACTTCGACGTGGACAACTATGCCTTCCACCCGCTGTTCGCCGTGGGCCTGAATCAACCGCCCGATACCGCGAATGCGAATTGGGATTTGGGGACGGCCAAGTCTGGCGACAAGTGGGAACCCGGCGACGGGACGGGAACGGGCCTTTCCAACACGTTCGTGGACGGCTGGGGTCAGGACAGCCTTGTGACCTGCAGCGACTGCCACGAGTATTCCGACCCGGCGGGGCCGCGCGGCCCGCACGGCTCGGCCTACCGCTGGCTCCTAAAAGGTGTGGACATCTATGTAACGGTTACCTTGGATGATACTAACGGTAAAGGCGGTACCTTGGTGAGGTACCCGAACATGAACGATTACACAGGCGGCGTTCCCAGTACGAGCGACGCGGACGACGAGCTTTACACGATGGAAAACTTCTGCATCAACTGCCACCGCGGCGACGTGTACGGCTGGGGGGCGAACAAGGGTGGCGGGACCCATAATGCGCTTAGCCGTTTGGAGCACCAGGGAGGGGAAACGTCCTCGTCTTGCATGGGCACGGCTGGTCCAACTGGTAGTAGTAGTAGCGGAACGTTATATCCCATCGGCTGCCTGAACTGCCACGGCGGCCTGGGCGCCGGCGAGATCCATGGAAGCACCCGCGGCGTAGGCTCGAAGGGCAGCAACGCCATGGGCGTGCGCTTTACCAACGGCTCCTCGTGGACAGGACACGACCTGGGCGACGACTCACCCGAAGAGATAGGCTGCTACACACCAGGCAGCGCCGACAGTTTAACCACGTGCACCGCTCACGAGACTGGAAGGTTCGCGGCACCAACCTACTACTACGACTATCCGGGCCAATAG